Proteins encoded together in one Streptomyces sp. NA04227 window:
- a CDS encoding Uma2 family endonuclease produces MTLTSPEHGMTRMRRAAEAAEAASGLRAEIIRGVLMMSPALRGKHAGIINDLYDQLRPALPSHLRPYQVASMPMPGEPDDYATPDLLVCDRGFGESDDWLADPGDVELTVEVVSKGNSTKDTRDMVGWYADAGVPAYLLIDPRDGSWTLYTIPRAGEYQGRRHGSYGEDAEIPGLGVKITTGHLPTYA; encoded by the coding sequence GTGACTCTCACCAGCCCAGAGCACGGAATGACGCGGATGCGCAGGGCCGCCGAAGCCGCGGAAGCAGCCAGTGGCCTCAGGGCCGAGATCATCCGGGGAGTCCTGATGATGTCTCCGGCCCTGCGCGGAAAGCACGCCGGGATCATCAACGACCTTTACGACCAGCTGCGCCCGGCCCTGCCCTCGCACCTTCGCCCGTACCAGGTCGCCTCCATGCCGATGCCGGGTGAGCCCGACGACTACGCGACCCCGGACCTGCTCGTGTGCGACCGGGGCTTCGGCGAATCGGACGACTGGCTGGCCGACCCCGGGGACGTCGAGCTCACCGTCGAGGTGGTCTCCAAGGGCAACAGCACCAAGGACACCCGCGACATGGTCGGTTGGTATGCGGACGCGGGCGTGCCCGCGTACCTGCTGATCGATCCGCGGGACGGGAGCTGGACCCTGTACACGATTCCGCGCGCGGGCGAGTACCAAGGCCGTCGGCACGGTTCCTACGGAGAGGACGCCGAGATTCCCGGCCTTGGAGTGAAGATCACCACCGGCCACCTCCCCACGTACGCCTGA
- a CDS encoding YnfA family protein, with protein MSVLRSVLLFVLAALLEIGGAWLVWQGVRESRGWAWVGAGVVALGLYGFVATLQPDAEFGRILAAYGGVFVAGSLAWGMVADGYRPDRWDVVGALVCLAGMAVIMYAPRGGR; from the coding sequence ATGTCTGTCCTGCGCTCCGTCCTCCTCTTCGTCCTCGCCGCGCTCCTCGAGATCGGCGGCGCCTGGCTGGTGTGGCAGGGAGTTCGGGAGAGTCGTGGTTGGGCCTGGGTGGGGGCCGGGGTGGTGGCGCTCGGGCTGTACGGATTCGTTGCCACGCTTCAGCCCGACGCCGAGTTCGGCCGCATCCTCGCCGCGTACGGCGGCGTCTTCGTGGCGGGCTCGCTGGCCTGGGGCATGGTGGCCGACGGGTACCGGCCGGATCGGTGGGACGTTGTCGGGGCGCTGGTCTGCCTCGCCGGGATGGCGGTGATCATGTACGCGCCCCGGGGTGGGCGTTGA
- a CDS encoding SDR family NAD(P)-dependent oxidoreductase yields MTLAQDSAARTAVVTGASSGIGAATARQLAAAGFRVVLTARRKDRIEALAAELTAAGHQALAYPLDVTDRAAVETFASTLGACHVLVNNAGGALGADPVASGDPAQWLRMYETNVLGTLHVTQCLLPALTASGDGTVVVLTSTAGHATYEGGAGYAAAKHAEHVLAETLRLEIVGQPVRVIEVAPGMVKTEEFSLTRFGGDEAKADKVYAGVAEPLTAEDVAETITWAVARPSHVNIDLLVLRPRAQASNTKVHREL; encoded by the coding sequence ATGACTCTCGCGCAGGACTCCGCCGCACGTACCGCCGTGGTGACCGGGGCGAGCAGCGGGATCGGTGCCGCGACCGCGCGGCAGCTCGCCGCCGCCGGGTTCCGGGTGGTGCTCACCGCCCGCCGCAAGGACCGGATCGAGGCGCTCGCAGCCGAGCTGACCGCCGCCGGGCACCAGGCCCTCGCGTACCCGCTCGACGTCACCGACCGCGCGGCCGTAGAGACCTTCGCGAGCACCCTCGGCGCCTGCCACGTCCTGGTCAACAACGCGGGCGGTGCCCTCGGCGCGGACCCGGTGGCCTCCGGTGACCCCGCGCAGTGGCTGCGGATGTACGAGACGAACGTGCTCGGCACCCTGCACGTCACCCAGTGCCTGCTCCCCGCCCTGACCGCGAGCGGCGACGGCACCGTCGTCGTGCTCACCTCCACCGCCGGGCACGCCACGTACGAGGGCGGCGCGGGTTATGCCGCCGCCAAGCACGCCGAGCACGTACTCGCCGAGACGCTCCGCCTGGAGATCGTCGGGCAGCCGGTCCGGGTCATCGAGGTCGCGCCGGGCATGGTGAAGACCGAGGAGTTCTCGCTGACCCGCTTCGGCGGCGACGAGGCCAAGGCCGACAAGGTCTACGCGGGCGTCGCCGAGCCGCTGACCGCCGAGGACGTCGCCGAGACGATCACCTGGGCTGTCGCCCGCCCCTCCCACGTGAACATCGACCTGCTCGTCCTGCGCCCGCGCGCCCAGGCTTCCAACACCAAGGTGCACCGGGAGTTGTGA
- a CDS encoding TIGR03086 family metal-binding protein codes for MTSERPEPSRMPSFSAPRRGLSDLLAASAGQAVPVVRGIADADLGAATPCPDYDVRALVNHLLHVVVQFQLLARKEDSDFSATPDYLAEDPEWRARFGRECEGLVAAWSVPGAEEGTTGSLAMPARTVGCMALLDLSVHGWDLARATDQRYVPDPGGLGVVRELRAAVADFGPTARSMGAFGPAVSAPANATEWDELLAETGRDPHWSRTGRR; via the coding sequence ATGACTTCCGAGCGGCCCGAGCCGTCCCGTATGCCCTCCTTCAGTGCCCCGAGGCGTGGTCTCTCCGACCTGCTCGCGGCCTCCGCCGGTCAGGCCGTGCCCGTCGTGCGCGGGATCGCCGACGCGGACCTCGGGGCGGCCACGCCCTGCCCCGACTACGACGTGCGCGCCCTGGTCAACCACCTGCTGCACGTGGTGGTGCAGTTCCAGCTCCTCGCCCGTAAGGAGGACTCGGACTTCTCCGCCACACCCGACTACCTCGCCGAGGACCCGGAGTGGCGGGCCCGGTTCGGCAGGGAGTGCGAGGGGCTCGTGGCCGCGTGGTCGGTGCCCGGCGCCGAGGAGGGGACCACGGGTTCGCTGGCGATGCCCGCCCGTACGGTCGGCTGTATGGCGCTGCTCGATCTGTCCGTGCACGGCTGGGATCTCGCCCGCGCCACCGACCAGCGCTACGTTCCGGATCCGGGCGGTCTCGGAGTGGTACGGGAGCTGCGCGCCGCGGTGGCCGACTTCGGGCCGACCGCACGCAGCATGGGCGCCTTCGGACCGGCCGTCTCCGCCCCCGCCAACGCCACCGAGTGGGACGAGCTGCTCGCCGAGACCGGCCGTGACCCGCACTGGAGCCGGACGGGGCGCCGCTGA